A DNA window from Onthophagus taurus isolate NC chromosome 1, IU_Otau_3.0, whole genome shotgun sequence contains the following coding sequences:
- the LOC111424827 gene encoding uncharacterized protein — MNFFALTLVLAFCVITPTKALKCYTCTSTDEAVDEACINDPESVTASSAITECNKKYCYSIRVEFVDPKGKVSSMSRTCVDEPLYKSMVIEDSTFRTYYRACNEDLCNGGSGTDLSQTTSSIDNGKAITIFVRGTGSGSTIFASLGLILALQMYLRLN, encoded by the exons atgaatttctttGCTTTAACCCTCGTTTTAGCTTTTTGTGTAATTACACCAAccaaag ctttaaaatgttacaCCTGTACAAGTACGGATGAAGCTGTCGATGAAGCTTGTATAAACGACCCAGAAAGTGTAACTGCTTCAAGCGCGATCACggaatgtaataaaaaatactgttATTCGATTCGAGTTGAATTTGTG GATCCCAAAGGAAAAGTTTCATCAATGTCCAGAACTTGTGTAGACGAACCTTTATACAAAAGTATGGTTATAGAGGATAGCACTTTTAGAACTTATTATCGAGCGTGTAATGAAGATCTTTGTAATGGTGGTTCTGGAACAGATTTGTCACAAACGACTTCTTCCATCGATAATGGAAAAgcaattacaatttttgttagagGAACTGGATCTGGTTCAACTATATTCGCATCGTTAGGCTTAATATTAGCTTTACAAATGTATTtacgattaaattaa
- the LOC111424850 gene encoding exosome complex component RRP42, producing MALCDAEKTFILHGVEENFRNDGRTREDYRPMELETGIISHAFGSARLRLATTDVLVSVKLEVDSTHPDKPNEGNIEFFIDCSANATPNFEGRGGEDLATEISNCLAAAYKSPSAFDSTKLCILKGRKCWKIYVDILLLECGGNLYDAISIAVKAALWNTSIPHIKSTAIDGNNVELDISEDLFDCDKLDISGAPLMVTLCKIGDQCVVDPTSAEEECSQGSIVVAVSKGNFSAVLQKGGGSLHPISLIERLKLGAKIGNRLEEALQVVLARIPDTQEEMGFIK from the exons atgGCTTTATGTGACGCcgaaaaaacatttattttacatGGAGTTGAa GAAAACTTTAGAAATGATGGTCGAACCCGAGAGGATTATAGACCGATGGAATTAGAAACAGGAATAATATCTCATGCCTTTGGATCTGCAAGATTAAGATTAGCCACGACGGATGTATTAGTTTCTGTTAAATTAGAGGTGGATTCAACACATCCCGATAAACCAAACGAAGGAAATATTGAGTTTTTTATCGATtg ttcaGCTAATGCAACACCTAACTTTGAAGGGCGTGGTGGGGAAGATCTTGCTACAGAAATAAGTAATTGTTTAGCTGCAGCTTATAAATCTCCCAGTGCGTTTGATAGTACAAAATTATGTATTTTGAAAGGAAGAAAATGTTGGAAAATTTATGTTGATATTTTG cTCCTTGAATGTGGTGGAAACCTTTACGATGCGATATCGATAGCTGTTAAAGCTGCTTTATGGAATACAAGCATACCTCATATTAAAAGCACAGCTATCGATGGTAATAATGTTGAATTAGATATTTCCGAGGATTTATTCGATTGTGATAAACTTGATATTTCTGGGGCACCTTTGATG gTTACTTTGTGTAAAATTGGTGATCAATGTGTTGTTGATCCAACAAGTGCTGAAGAAGAATGTTCTCAAGGGTCTATTGTTGTGGCGGTTTCCAAAGGGAACTTTAGCGCCGTTTTACAAAAAGGAGGCGGCTCTTTACATCCGATTTCATTAATAGAACGGCTTAAATTAGGGGCTAAAATCGGTAATAGATTAGAAGAGGCACTTCAAGTTGTTTTAGCCAGGATTCCAGATACACAGGAAGAGATgggttttataaaataa
- the LOC111424839 gene encoding cilia- and flagella-associated protein 52 codes for MGEQESEEITVEDLELHSIIGFDGGIIRGFVVHPNGEHVVYPLGNKISIQHWATKKQDFLSGHTNTISAVAVSPSGKYIASGQINHIGFKAKVILWDFDERCLVAEHEIHKVRVESICFSINDRYLISLGGRDCGSIVVWDVESRQPLCGNQASSGTQGDAVVVYPTNKREACFISGGECTLQIWKIDREARNVRGINITLAKLKRLIMCIDLNERDEICYCGTSTGDVLKIRLNFHHDVEVLDPVKRPILMGSFSKHPQKPLPEGCIELYSQGIRAIKLIGKEELLIGGGDGTIDIVQERRVHIKPAKTVAYKLCSTPELFVLKSTKINGIPTSFNIFQNDQLFVGTNCCELYSINLTTFQTVLLITCHKSTIFDVAFPYHFSEVFATASQDDVRIWSVATQMELLRICVPNFICCKVVFAHDGKSIYTGWNDGVIRAFTPLTGRLIFAIPNSHNKGVSALAVTHHGRTLISGGCEGQVRLWKITPLHNELMCVLKEHKGPVSAVHINASDDEAASASTDGTCIIWDVIRQVRKQILFGNTLFMCVRYFPTGVQIVTAGSDRKVAYWEVLDGTLVRELEGSTSGAINCIDIIDDGTRFVTGGNDQIIKLWDYEAGITTHVGLGHSAVITAAAFSPDGKYIVSTSASGSIFIWSVPKFVPRVFLESDENVPDGEGKPDETAKTEVGDGGGAGDGTGGEAVENINDIEKVEKNSRDGSVKSRKICGCPKNGDDKSIKSHKSNASNHSKVSNKSKGSEKSKGSKKN; via the exons ATGGGCGAACAGGAGTCCGAAGAAATAACAGTTGAGGATTTAGAATTGCACTCAATAATAGGATTTGATG GAGGTATCATTAGAGGATTTGTAGTCCATCCCAATGGAGAACACGTTGTTTATCCATTAGGAAATAAGATATCGATCCAACATTGGGCGACCAAGAAACAAGATTTTCTATCTGGACACACCAACACTATATCGGCTGTTGCTGTTTCACCTTCTGGTAAATATATAGCGTCAGGGCAGATTAATCATATAGGATTCAAg gCAAAAGTAATTCTTTGGGATTTTGATGAGCGTTGTCTCGTTGCCGAGCATGAAATTCACAAAGTCCGCGTGGAATCAATATGTTTCTCAATAAACGATcgttatttaatttcattggGCGGTCGAGATTGTGGATCAATTGTCGTTTGGGATGTGGAATCAAGACAACCACTTTGCGGAAACCAAGCTAGTAGCGGAACCCAAGGGGATGCAGTCGTGGTGTATCCGACGAATAAACGCGAAGCTTGCTTTATATCAGGAGGCGAATGCACTCTACAAATATGGAAAATTGACCGCGAGGCACGTAATGTACGCGGAATCAACATAACCCTAGCCAAACTTAAACGCCTTATCATGTGTATCGATTTAAACGAGCGCGATGAAATTTGTTATTGCGGAACAAGTACCGGTGATGTTCTTAAGATTCGATTAAATTTCCATCATGATGTGGAAGTTTTGGATCCTGTTAAGCGACCTATTTTAATGGGATCGTTTTCAAAGCATCCCCAAAAACCGTTACCAGAAGGTTGTATAGAATTGTACAGCCAAGGAATTAGAGCGATTAAGTTAATTGGTAAGGAGGAACTTCTTATCGGTGGTGGTGATGGCACTATTGATATTGTACAAGAAAGAAGGGTACATATTAAACCAGCGAAAACTGTCGCTTATAAATTGTGTAGTACTCCAGAATTATTTGTC ttaaaatcgactaaaataaatggaattccaacttcttttaatatatttcaaaatgatCAATTATTTGTTGGCACGAATTGTTGCGAACTATATTCGATCAATTTAACAACGTTTCAAACAGTTCTTTTGATTACTTGTCATAAATCTactatttttgatgttgcattTCCATA ccACTTCTCAGAGGTTTTTGCAACAGCAAGTCAAGACGATGTGCGCATCTGGAGTGTGGCAACCCAAATGGAACTTCTTCGAATATGcgtaccaaattttatctgtTGTAAAGTGGTTTTTGCACACGATGGAAAATCGATTTACACTGGGTGGAATGATGGTGTAATTCGCGCCTTTACACCGTTAACAGGCCGATTAATTTTCGCCATCCCAAATTCTCACAATAAAGGCGTTTCTGCTTTAGCGGTTACCCATCACGGTAGAACTTTGATAAGCGGTGGTTGCGAAGGACAAGTTAGGCTCTGGAAGATCACCCCGTTACATAACGAATTAATGTGTGTTTTAAAAGAACACAAAGGGCCAGTTTCGGCCGTTCACATTAACGCATCGGATGATGAAGCTGCGAGTGCAAGTACTGATGGTACTTGTATAATTTGGGACGTAATCAGACAAGTtcgaaaacaaattttgtttggaAATACTCTCTTTATGTGCGTTCGATACTTTCCCACTGGCGTTCAAATCGTGACCGCGGGTTCTGACCGAAAAGTTGCTTACTGGGAAGTGTTAGATGGAACTTTAGTACGTGAATTAGAAGGATCCACATCCGGCGCAATTAATTGTATAGATATAATCGACGATGGTACTCGTTTCGTAACTGGTGGTAAcgatcaaataataaaattatgggATTACGAAGCGGGGATTACAACGCATGTCGGTTTAGGACATTCTGCTGTTATAACAGCAGCCGCCTTTAGCCCCGATGGGAAGTACATTGTTTCAACTTCAGCGAGTGGCTCGATTTTTATTTGGAGTGTACCGAAATTTGTACCACGTGTTTTTCTGGAATCTGACGAAAACGTTCCCGATGGTGAAGGTAAACCAGATGAAACTGCGAAAACGGAGGTTGGAGATGGTGGTGGAGCTGGAGATGGAACCGGTGGTGAAGCCgtagaaaatattaatgatattgAAAAGGTTGAGAAAAATTCTCGCGATGGTTCTGTCAAGTCGAGAAAAATTTGTGGGTGTCCTAAAAACGGCGACGACAAAAGTATTAAATCACATAAAAGTAATGCTAGTAATCACAGCAAGGTTAGCAACAAAAGTAAAGGAAGTGAAAAATCAAAAGGAAGCAAAAAGAATTAG
- the LOC111424858 gene encoding cysteine-rich protein 1-like has protein sequence MPNCPKCEKPVYFAERKTSLGKDWHAACLRCEKCNKTLTPGSHAEHEGKPYCNHPCYNALFGPTGFGRGGAESYVYKK, from the exons atgcCTAATTGTCCGAAATGCGAAAAGCCAGTTTATTtcg ccGAAAGAAAAACTTCTTTGGGTAAAGATTGGCACGCGGCTTGTCTGAGATgtgaaaaatgtaataaaactcTTACTCCTGGCTCTCACGCCGAACACGAAGGAAAACCTTATTGTAATCATCCCTGTTATAACGCACTGTTCGGACCAACAG gTTTTGGTCGAGGTGGAGCAGAAAGTTATGTTTACAAGAAGTAA